The Coffea eugenioides isolate CCC68of chromosome 8, Ceug_1.0, whole genome shotgun sequence genome has a segment encoding these proteins:
- the LOC113779428 gene encoding uncharacterized protein LOC113779428, protein MSCLSISRRGSLLFSLVPIFLFLSSASVSFSSGEDAPLFPTSHRMPTSGAFLERNYGVVVSWRAKRFLAENSSTATGSSGDEEPPLNSSLVLAAKRTYRKDPLDDFNKYSGGWNIRNKHYWASVAYTAVPFFVVAGIWFLVFGLSLFLMCLYFCCCRRAPYGYSRAAYALSLILLILFTVVAIVGCIVLYVGQGKFHSSTSNTLQYVVNQADTTVGNLRNVSGYLSAAKQVQVAQVLLPGNVQTDIDQILTKIDSSANTLSERADKNSKDIRDAIAAVRLALIILSAVMLLMTFLGFVFSIFGLQFLVYILVITGWIMVTGTFILCGIFLVLHNVTTDTCVAMNQWVQNPTAHTSLDDILPCVDNATAQETLSRSKEVTSQLVDVLNQVITNVSNINFSPNFAPLYYNQSGPLLPLLCNPFNPDLSNRTCTAGEVDLDNATQVWGTHVCQVSPNGVCVTTGRLTPSLYGQMAAGINVSFGLYHYGPYLVSLQDCSFVRQTFSDIYMTYCPDLQRYSKWVYIGLVMVAVAVLLSLLFWVIYGRERRHRVYTKEHMPKPIEDYERDKPT, encoded by the exons ATGTCATGCCTCAGCATCTCCAGGAGGGGGTCTCTGCTATTCTCCCTTGTCCccatttttctcttcctctcTTCCGCTTCCGTTTCCTTCTCATCTGGAGAAGATGCTCCACTGTTTCCTACATCCCACAGGATGCCCACTTCAG GGGCATTTCTCGAAAGAAATTATGGGGTGGTGGTGTCTTGGAGAGCAAAAAGGTTTCTTGCTGAGAACTCTAGTACTGCTACTGGAAGTAGCGGTGACGAAGAGCCTCCCTTGAACTCTTCCCTTGTTTTGGCTGCAAAGAGGACTTACAGAAAAGATCCTCTGGATGACTTCAACAAGTATTCTGGTGGATGGAACATCAGGAATAAACATTACTGGGCT TCTGTGGCTTATACAGCTGttcctttttttgttgttgCGGGAATCTGGTTCCTCGTGTTTGGGCTAAGCTTATTCCTCATGTGTCTCTACTTCTGTTGCTGTAGAAGGGCGCCCTATGGATATTCTCGAGCAGCTTATGCCCTCTCACTGATCTTGCTTATACTCTTTACTGTCGTGGCAAT TGTAGGATGTATTGTCTTGTATGTTGGCCAGGGAAAATTTCACAGCAGCACATCAAATACTTTGCAATATGTTGTGAATCAGGCTGACACGACTGTGGGGAATCTTAGGAATGTGTCAGGATATCTTTCTGCAGCTAAGCAGGTTCAGGTTGCTCAGGTGCTCCTGCCTGGAAATGTCCAAACTGACATCGATCAGATTCTAACCAAGATAGACTCTTCTGCTAACACCCTTTCTGAGCGAGCAGATAAAAATTCAAAGGATATAAGAGATGCCATAGCTGCGGT GAGGTTGGCTCTCATCATTCTCTCAGCTGTTATGCTTCTCATGACATTCCTTGGATTTG TATTTTCGATATTCGGCTTGCAGTTTCTTGTTTACAT TCTTGTAATCACTGGATGGATAATGGTCACAGGAACTTTTATATTGTGTGGCATATTTCTTGTTCTCCACAA CGTTACCACAGATACCTGTGTGGCAATGAATCAGTGGGTCCAAAACCCAACTGCTCATACGTCTCTAGATGATATTCTTCCTTGCGTGGACAATGCCACTGCACAAGAGACTTTGTCCAGAAGTAAGGAAGTAACTTCTCAATTAGTGGATGTGCTTAACCAGGTCATCACCAATGTTTCCAACATCAATTTCTCCCCCAACTTTGCACCTTTGTACTACAATCAATCTGGGCCACTGTTGCCACTCCTTTGCAATCCTTTTAATCCTGATTTGAGCAATAGGACATGTACTGCTGGCGAGGTGGACTTGGACAATGCGACACAG GTGTGGGGTACCCATGTCTGTCAAGTTTCACCAAATGGCGTTTGTGTGACAACAGGCCGGCTGACTCCATCTCTCTATGGCCAAATGGCTGCTGGTATAAATGTGAGCTTCGGGTTATATCACTACGGCCCTTACCTGGTTAGCCTACAAGACTGCTCTTTCGTGAGACAGACGTTCAGCGACATATACATGACATATTGCCCTGATCTGCAACGGTACAGCAAATGGGTGTACATTGGGCTAGTAATGGTTGCCGTTGCAGTTTTGCTCTCTCTGCTGTTCTGGGTTATATATGGAAGAGAAAGACGGCATCGTGTTTACACCAAAGAGCACATGCCCAAGCCAATTGAAGACTATGAAAGAGATAAACCTACCTAG
- the LOC113779517 gene encoding ubiquitin-like domain-containing protein CIP73 encodes MAGNGDDNRVVSGKDEANCSETTVEIKIKTLDSQTYTLRVDKCVPVPALKEQIAVVTGVLSEQQRLICRGKVLKDDQLLSAYHVEDGHTLHLVVRQPVVPSSEGSPNSATDPASTGGRSQGSRGPGVVVGSFNISEQDGSFPDLSRVFSALLGSFGIAGAGSGSEGIDLNEHPLERILNGPSLGGLRNSSRPQTDQADSRGQAINDSGSFSVPTADSVESLQPPIIPDSLATLSQNLNRLRQEFVANVQEQTNLSQAVGIRGRDGQNSDAASVSTVQRGLPTPASLADVMLTARQILNEQVEECLLLLARQLEDHANVTDASERVRIQSSALRSGILLQNLGAVLLELARTTMTLRMGQTPAEAIVNAGPAVFLSPSGPNPIMVQPLSFQLGTGFGGTGGTVQQSSGIPAGSGGSGVFPRNIDIRIRTVAVPASANRRESNGAQNHGSTVPAAINTGNSAQQGTGRGSGSPATRDPEVRVVPIRTVVAAVPASGGRATSDPSRGTMGMILPIFARVQRVTSGISGGARGDLASDQPHTHPVDQGSQSIPNSALQHENVHMVGVDGDSSSVGEAAEGPGYPSQFMSRLEQLLRGVFSGDHLQDDSGNSQVRDADGVTRHVGAAENGNRPDAAEAAASDEGTFLSNVLRQIMPIIYENGGGSGSNDSSSGGQTTEERNTQGSSTQGEENGNRASSSRRQEDPPAAEQPDPKRQKRD; translated from the exons ATGGCCGGCAATGGTGATGACAACAGGGTGGTTTCAGGAAAAGATGAGGCAAATTGTTCAGAGACCACTGTTGAGATAAAGATAAAGACATTGGATTCTCAGACTTACACATTACGAGTGGATAAATGT GTGCCTGTCCCTGCACTGAAGGAACAAATTGCTGTAGTTACTGGTGTGTTGTCAGAACAGCAGCGGCTTATATGTCGGGGAAAAGTTTTGAAGGATGATCAACTCCTTTCCGCTTATC ATGTGGAAGATGGACATACATTGCACTTGGTTGTGAGACAACCCGTTGTTCCATCATCAGAGGGCTCTCCGAATTCAG CTACTGATCCTGCATCCACTGGTGGGCGTAGTCAAGGAAGCCGAGGTCCTGGTGTTGTAGTTGGAAGCTTTAATATCTCTGAACAAGATGGAAGTTTTCCTGATTTAAGTCGT GTTTTTTCTGCTCTGCTTGGTTCTTTTGGAATAGCAGGTGCTGGAAGTGGCAGTGAAGGGATTGATCTTAAT GAGCATCCACTAGAAAGGATTCTAAACGGCCCTAGTCTTGGTGGTCTAAGAAATTCTAGCAGGCCACAGACAGACCAAGCTGATTCAAGGGGACAAGCAATAAATGATTCTGGTAGTTTCTCTGTTCCAACTGCTGATTCTGTGGAGTCCCTCCAGCCGCCT ATTATCCCTGATTCTTTAGCAACTTTGTCCCAGAACTTAAATCGTTTGAGGCAGGAATTTGTTGCCAATG TTCAAGAACAGACCAACTTAAGTCAGGCTGTTGGCATTCGTGGGAGGGATGGACAAAATTCAGATGCAGCATCAGTTTCTACTGTCCAAAGAGGACTTCCAACACCGGCATCCTTGGCAGATGTGATGCTGACTGCAAGACAGATTCTCAATGAACAAGTAGAAGAGTGCTTATTG CTACTTGCAAGACAGCTGGAGGATCACGCAAATGTGACTGATGCTTCAGAACGAGTGAGAATTCAATCTAGTGCTCTAAGATCGGGAATTCTTCTTCAAAACTTGGGGGCCGTGCTACTTGAGCTTGCTCGGACAACAATGACGTTGCGGATGGGGCAAACACCG GCCGAAGCTATCGTAAATGCAGGGCCTGCTGTGTTCTTATCGCCAAGTGGTCCCAATCCTATAATGGTTCAG ccactttcttttcaactggGAACAGGGTTTGGTGGGACTGGTGGAACTGTCCAACAGAGCTCTGGAATTCCTGCTGGATCTGGTGGTTCTGGCGTCTTTCCAAGGAATATTGATATCAGAATCCGAACAG TTGCTGTGCCAGCAAGTGCAAATCGAAGAGAGTCAAATGGTGCACAGAATCATGGATCGACTGTTCCTGCAGCTATTAATACTGGAAATTCTGCTCAACAAGGAACTGGAAGAGGATCTGGAAGCCCTGCTACTAGAGATCCTGAAGTGCGGGTAGTTCCCATTAGGACTGTAGTTGCTGCTGTTCCTGCTTCTGGTGGACGAGCAACTTCTGATCCGTCACGTGGTACAATGGGGATGATACTTCCCATTTTTGCTAGAGTTCAGCGTGTTACTTCTGGAATTTCAGGTGGTGCTAGAGGTGATCTAGCATCTGATCAACCTCATACCCATCCTGTTGACCAGGGAAGCCAATCCATCCCTAATTCAGCACTTCAGCATGAAAACGTTCATATGGTTGGCGTAGATGGTGACAGTAGTTCAGTTGGTGAAGCGGCGGAGGGTCCAGGATATCCTTCCCAGTTTATGAGTCGACTTGAACAGTTGCTGAGGGGAGTGTTTTCTGGTGATCATCTACAGGATGACAGTGGTAATTCCCAGGTTAGAGATGCGGATGGTGTTACCAGGCATGTTGGAGCTGCTGAAAATGGCAATCGTCCTGATGCAGCAGAAGCAGCAGCAAGTGACGAGGGAACCTTTCTGTCCAACGTATTGCGTCAGATTATGCCCATTATATATGAAAACGGAGGAGGATCTGGTTCTAATGACTCGTCTTCAGGTGGACAAACTACTGAAGAGAGGAACACACAAGGGTCATCGACACAGGGTGAAGAGAATGGGAATCGTGCATCCTCCTCTCGTCGGCAGGAAGACCCTCCGGCTGCTGAGCAGCCAGATCCAAAACGGCAAAAGCGGGATTGA
- the LOC113779634 gene encoding 40S ribosomal protein S11 — translation MAEQTEKAFLKQPKVFLSSKKTGKGKRPGKGGNRYWKSIGLGFKTPREAIEGTYIDKKCPFTGTVSIRGRIIAGTCHSAKMDKTIIVRRNYLHFVKKYQRYEKRHSNIPAHISPCFRVKEGDHVIIGQCRPLSKTVRFNVLKVVPAGASGGGKKAFTGL, via the exons ATGGCCGAACAG ACGGAGAAGGCTTTCTTGAAGCAGCCAAAGGTGTTCCTTTCCTCGAAGAAGACTGGGAAGGGGAAGAGGCCAGGAAAGGGTGGAAATCGCTATTGGAAGAGCATTGGTCTTGGCTTCAAGACTCCTCGTGAAGCTATTGAAG GTACATACATTGACAAGAAGTGCCCATTCACTGGCACTGTTTCTATTAGAGGCCGTATAATTGCTGGAACTTGCCACAGTGCCAAGATGGATAAGACAATTATTGTCAGACGCAACTACCTGCATTTTGTGAAGAAGTATCAGAG ATATGAGAAGAGACACTCGAACATTCCAGCTCATATATCTCCATGCTTCCGTGTGAAAGAGGGTGACCATGTCATAATTGGCCAGTGCAG GCCACTGTCAAAAACTGTGAGGTTTAATGTGCTGAAGGTGGTTCCGGCAGGCGCCTCCGGGGGTGGAAAGAAGGCATTTACAGGGCTTTGA
- the LOC113780944 gene encoding uncharacterized protein LOC113780944, producing MPTSSRRSSGPVLPIALAFQRSVSPSGRFYSPPTASDMSSFSSSTSSSFCSSTSSSFFHRSASPTRVNLHGLAPISPTPSVRMSIDRSISPRRSVAMSSPRDHHHHQVVRKQSSCKRTCLCSPTSHPGSFRCSLHKNLNKAPPPQQQSPSYSLKNLTIQRSAMKNSLVRIGTVEGDLVKRALAALIRPSSHQIRRRSDFQRRPSRLSAMSKAGDP from the coding sequence ATGCCGACATCTTCTAGAAGGTCCAGCGGGCCGGTGTTGCCTATAGCGTTGGCGTTTCAGCGCTCCGTGTCTCCGTCTGGCCGGTTTTATTCCCCGCCCACCGCCTCCGACATGTCATCCTTTTCTTCATCCACCTCGTCCAGCTTTTGCTCCTCCACTTCATCCAGCTTCTTCCACCGATCGGCGTCTCCCACGCGCGTTAACCTCCACGGACTGGCTCCGATTTCTCCGACGCCGTCGGTACGGATGTCCATCGACAGATCCATCTCGCCTCGCCGGTCCGTGGCGATGTCGTCACCTCGggaccaccaccaccaccaggTGGTTCGCAAGCAGAGCAGCTGCAAGAGAACCTGCTTGTGTTCTCCCACCAGCCACCCAGGTTCCTTCAGGTGTAGTTTGCACAAGAACTTAAACAAGGCGCCGCCGCCGCAGCAGCAGTCGCCGTCCTACTCGTTGAAGAATCTGACCATTCAGAGATCGGCGATGAAGAATTCGCTCGTCCGGATCGGGACAGTTGAAGGCGATTTGGTAAAGCGAGCTTTAGCGGCTCTGATTAGGCCTTCGTCGCATCAGATTCGCCGCCGCAGCGATTTCCAGAGAAGGCCGAGCCGGCTCTCAGCCATGTCCAAAGCCGGAGATCCGTAG